TCCTACCTATTCATCATGATTACGCTCACTTTGATGAATATAATTGCCTCACCGGCTTGGAATGGAATCGAGCTTAACCATTTCAATTTGGTCATGGCAAAGAGTAAAGAAGAAGAGCGGACGATGTATTTTGCCGCCTATTACTCCGCGTTGGGTGTTACTGCTTTTGCGGCTCCCCTTATCGGCGGCATTTTAATGACCTTGATGACAAGCATTCATATAGAAGTTGTCCATCGTTTTCAGGCAATGTTTTTCTTAAGCGCTCTTGGGCGGTTCTTCTCGGTTTTTTGGATACGTCGTCTTCATGAACCGCACGCCAGTTCAGCTTCCTATGTCATATCCCAACTAAAAGGGACAAAACCAGCGGGTTTATTGGCGCTAAGGCGTTTGAGTAAAGGACGATCGGAGCAGGTTCGTACAGACGCAGTGAAAGTATTAGGGGAAACCAAAACATTAATGGCTGTCGGTGAGCTAATTGCTGCTCTTGATGATCCGAGTATTGAAGTTAGACGGCAAGCGGCTCAATCATTAGGCCAAATCGGCGATCCAAAGGCAGTACCAGCGCTCATTCAAAAGCTGAGAGACGACAGCGCTCACATAAACACGGAAGCAGCAGAGGCGTTGGGTCAAATTGGACATTCTGATGCAACTTCGGCACTCCTTGAACAGCTTCAGCATCCCGATCCGGCAGTTCGACTTGCCGTAACGGATGCGCTTAGCAAAGTCAGCTCGCATCATCAGGTTGAACCGTCAATAGATAGTGCCCAACTTACTCAAAGTGTTGAGGAAATTCAGGATCTTCCAGTAGATGAGATAATTCAGCTTCTACTGGCGCCTGAAGTGTTCGTTCGAGCTAATGCGGCCGAGGCTCTTCGATGTCTGAATTCTCATGAAGCAGTCCAAGCTCTTCGTCAAAGCTTAGCTAAGGAAGAAGATGTTCAAGCTCTTAGTGCGATGGCTTATGCGCTCGGATGGCTCGGTGATCCAGATGATGCAAAGTTGCTATTGAACTTGTTGATACAATCCGATGCTTCCTTAGTCCGCAAGCGAATTGCGCTTGGTATAGCTCATCTATGGGGTGTAGAGAAAGAGCTTTACAGCTACTTCTCTTATGATGGGATGCATCGAGATAATGCGGTGATGAAAGCCCTCCAGCCCCTCTCAAAACGCCATCCTCATCTTCCCATCGCTCTTGAAGCCTATGCCGGTGGGAGATATAATGAATTTATTCATGAAATCTCCAGCTGTTTCTTAGACTACGCTCCCCTTCAGCTTCTTGCTAAATACGGCCACACTGAATCCGCCGATCATGAACTATCTCTCCTAGCCGTTGTTATACTCGAGAGTAAAGGCTAAAGGGTTTGCATTTACCTTTAATTCGTCTCATTATCAACGGGTAAAATTGGGATATGAAATGGCGATTGCTTATATTAGGGTTGATTCTATTAACTGGCTGCGCTGGGCGTAAAACAGCTCGAATCCTACCCCCACCTCCTCCGCCTGAACCTTGGAGGATTGTCACAAACAACCCTGTAGGTATGCCGGTTTATCTAGCTAATGGGTTTCTTGGAGTGCGGCTATCGCCGGCTTCGTTAGGTTGCGATGCCGAAAGCAAACCTCTTACAAGCCTAATCGCAACTGCCTACATCGATGGCGGGATCATCAACACTCCCAATTGGGAATATCTTGAAGTTGAAGTAAATGGCGAGCGGCTTTATCCTTCCGAGCCTATAGAGTTCCAACAATCACTCGATATGCGCAAGGGGATCTTGCGCTCGAAGTGGAAACAGGAAACCCGTCGAGGTGAGGTCGAGGTTACTGTTGAAACCTGGCTCTCACGAAAAGACCCCCATTTGGCCGCCACTCGAATGACAGTTCAAACATTATATTTTGATGCTTCAATCACAGTACGAAGCGGTATCGATCCATCGGCTTCTCCCTTCTTTGAAGTGACTGATTCGTCTTCCGCAAACGGTCGTTCGAACCTTACCGCTAGACCTTCTCGTGATAAGTCACCAAAAGGTCTTCCCATTAGCTTTGAAACTAGGACAGTGGTTGAAAAAGGCAAGGGGAATTGGCAGTCTTCTAAAGATGGGATTAGCCGATGGGATGGCAGGCTTGAATCCGGACAAACTTTCGTTATTACAAAACTAGCTCGTGTGGC
The genomic region above belongs to bacterium and contains:
- a CDS encoding MFS transporter — its product is MNVEDEPKSLNRLEVMRALRISNYEMAFWSAFSVFLGGAFVTGFALWIGANYFWIGLLAALPSITFIFQIPGAAWADRFRSRRYFTVRSAFVERISFIPIIFLALFATHQPKAVEFSVSVLLLILFFTISSTAGSIGTSAWMAWITDLVPADMRGRYFGKRNSIMIAVSIALSLPAAWFMDYSVKNHWMTQRTAFASYFALGVLFTLVSLYMMWLRPEQPRSMPEETPDWKQSFSKLGNPFADEQFRRIILYICSVRGSVGMVGPFFTVYMLQNLNLGYFEINLFGTFAGIAGILTLPTWGFLGDKYGNKPTLVISSLLVVIPPLLWMLVVPDRSYLFIMITLTLMNIIASPAWNGIELNHFNLVMAKSKEEERTMYFAAYYSALGVTAFAAPLIGGILMTLMTSIHIEVVHRFQAMFFLSALGRFFSVFWIRRLHEPHASSASYVISQLKGTKPAGLLALRRLSKGRSEQVRTDAVKVLGETKTLMAVGELIAALDDPSIEVRRQAAQSLGQIGDPKAVPALIQKLRDDSAHINTEAAEALGQIGHSDATSALLEQLQHPDPAVRLAVTDALSKVSSHHQVEPSIDSAQLTQSVEEIQDLPVDEIIQLLLAPEVFVRANAAEALRCLNSHEAVQALRQSLAKEEDVQALSAMAYALGWLGDPDDAKLLLNLLIQSDASLVRKRIALGIAHLWGVEKELYSYFSYDGMHRDNAVMKALQPLSKRHPHLPIALEAYAGGRYNEFIHEISSCFLDYAPLQLLAKYGHTESADHELSLLAVVILESKG